TTCTGCAACGTAGGACAACCTGAAAGTATGGAAAACAATGATACTACACATTCATACCTGTGCAAATCTAGCTTACCAAATGAATGGATCCTTTGACTTAGACTAGACTGGATGAATTTAAAGAGGAATCTAGGTCTGgtgtttcattcatttcttcatttacattttcataaatacattttcttccaATGAAATCCCCCTCTATACAATGATTTACAAATCCTCAAACAATGCAGAACTGCAGTGTCTGATTTGGAAATGGGAATGTTTAGCCTAGTATGCGCATACCTTACGAGCTGCTTGCTGGAAAGTTCTGAGAGCTCGCTGCCTGATCTCAAGAGGGCTCCCAAAGAATGTGTGGAATTTGGGAACACAGTCTGGTAACTGGAATGaggaacatatatatattttagtagTCTGTGGTATCACAGTACAACAGCCATACATTTTATTCCTATTCCAAAGAGTGACTCATGCAATACTCAACTCGTTCTACATAAATTCATGTTCAAATTCCCTTATCATGTGAACTGGCAGCACATACATGATCTAAAATGCTATCAGAGAGGTTAGCATTAGGACTAGATTGGGCTCAAGAGTCGTAGAATTGTACAGCTTGTCATTTCTTTGATCATCAGAACAACTCTACGTATGGTTAGACTGTCATTGATTAGGGGACAGATATAAGTGGCGTGGCGACCGAGACAAAACACTCTATCTCTACCTGGCCTGAGCAGCGAACTGCCCGCCTCGTAGAGACATTGGTCTGGGCTCTGCTGAAGTCCTCCGGgtcctccagctctcccctcTTGATCTAGACAGCGGGACAGAGACACAGCTGTAAATGCGTGCCACGGGTCAAAGGCATATCGAGCGCGGCTAAGGACAAGACACCACGGACATTATTTTTTACGAAAGGGATTGGCTGCACCCCAGGATTCCGCAGCCGGCAAGTGTCCTCACGAGGAGTTTGTTCGACAGCGAAGCAACGAATGGCTTCTCATAAAACATGAAGTGAGTAAATGAAGAACataaacagaaagagaacaggACACACGGGAGGAAGTGCTGGTGAGTGTCCACGACGGCCCTGGCAAATGTCTGCCGGCTTGCGCAATGACCACACAAAACAATGCACCGTTCGCAAGAATTGAGAGATCTTCAGAGGAAATAAACAGACAGGGGAGACACAAGCACAGGATTCAAAGCACATAAAtcattcatgaaaaaaaaaaactcaaactgAGATAAAACTTATCTGAAAACACAGTCCAGACCGGATGGTTGACATCAACGCAACTGTGGCTATCACTAACGGTTTTCCGTAGGCTAGCAAGAATCACCCACAGATATGGTTTGTGCAAGAAAGTGAGCCTTTTACGTTGAGACAGAGCTGAATCACCACACAAGAGAAGGGGCTTCTTTTTGAAGAGAAAAGTAATAACTTCTTTTTTTGGTTTACCTTGTATACGTTATCAGCAAACTTCCTCTCCTCCAAAATCTTTACCCTGGCCTCTACCGAGAGTGGATCCTTCCCTAGATGAACTTGCCTGTGTAAGTATGCCATTTGTATTACCAAACACTATGACAGTAATGCATTGTAATCATTCTGATATGAAAGAATCATCATGATTTATGAATGAGTTGTTGAGTGTCATCCACAAACCATCTCAGACGATTGGCTCTTTCCTCCTGGACATCCTGTCTGACTTGGTTCTCAAAGATggcctctctcacctgtctgctCTTGTGCTCCATTCTCGTATAAGACATGGCTGGAAAACAAGGCCACTGTAACTAACAACTTAATGTAGGAAAGGTGTGACATGTCAAGCATACCTAAACTTTTCTAAAGTACGTTACCTCTTTAGCAATAGTTTCCTATTCACATTACACATATGAAATCCAATGTCACATACAACTTGAGGTAATAAATGATTGGATTAGAATACAACAAGCCCACTATAACAATCACGGAATTCCTTTCTACTGAAAGACACATCTGGAGAAGTTCTACCGTCCCGGAGCTCCTTGGCGCTCAGTTTGTCTAGCGGCTTCATGAGCAGCTTGGCCACTCCTGCAGGCGTGCGGACATCTATCGGGGTCTTCTGACATGGAGCCTGGGGTTTCTTCTGTTCCTAAATAGGATTTAACATGCAAATTattaaaatacaacaaatacaaatgtttttgtaCAAAACTCATACACTAATTCAAATAATTATCCATGGTAGATATACTTTCTAACTCTAGTAGTGAGCAAATACAGATATTAGATCCAAAACACTGTACCCAATCCACTATACACCAAAACATCCAGGCGATGTCATGCTGCTGCTCTTTAACGAATTTGCACGGAGGAAAATacgcatacagtatatacaacaTACACGTCTATAATTTAGTTAGAGATGCGTACCTTAATTTTCACCTGGGGACGGGTCGCCCGAAGCTTAGGCTTAGTGGCCTTCGATAAAGACGTGGGCCCTTTCTGACCTTTTGGTTGCTTCTCATCATGAATCTGTTTACTGAGGCAACAGATATACAAGATCTTCATTTGAACTATAACTATGATTCAACACTCAAATCTCACAAATAAACTGTGCTTCTCATTTCTCTTTACCAAACCACACGGTATGGAAATCAGTACTGTTACAAATACAATTTACATGTGCAATACGGTTTTGAATTTCAACAGAAAGGCCATTTTCACTTGGAGTACAATACACAGTGAACGATGATATACATACTATCTTACATTGCCATGAATTCTGTTTTCATAAACAGCCTCAAAGCAAAACGTGCCTTTTGTATTAAAGCAACCACTTCCCATTGACACTAAAAGAACACTAAAATAAAACAGTCCCTCATCATTGTACAACAAACATAATAAGATTCCTTTCAATGGCAGCAGTTTATTGTTCATCAACCTTTATTGGCCATTTCGCAGCTTAAACCGCTGAGATAAAGCACCAAGAGTGACGCTACCTGTGTATTTGACTCAAATAATCAATAAATCTCTTTCATCTATAAAACATACCCCCGTTTACCTGGCCGCTGTACCCTGCACACCGAAAACATTTATGAGGGCAACCTAAACtactgtttgaaaaaaaaaaagaaaaagaaaaaacaggtctGGGATTTTTAGGTTTCCATGCATGAGTGTCACTTTGATATCAGTTAATAGTGAACTCCTGGGTAACACATTAACTTTCCTCTTGGGCTGCCGTGAGGAAGTAGACCAGGCCTTTCCTCATTACAATGGATCATTCATCATGATGGCTTGAAATGTTCTCATGGGAAGGAGGTCTGTACTGGCAACAATGTTTAATTGGCAATTTTTAGTTTTACTGAATTTACGTCATCATGAAATCATTGGGAGCAAAAATAGGATATCTTGACGTGTTAAGGAGGTTTATGCTCATGTCACaagaaaattaatttaaaagatCAATTCTGATTGctatgcttttatttccatatTGTGTTGTcctagacatacagtatatccagTTATCTGGAGGTGAACTGATTCCAAAAATAGTCTCCACAGATATTACATAAATGTTTCTAAAGTAATGCAGATTATATTGATTTAGTTATCTCTTCACTCAACCATGGTTTTTGAAGAAGTGTAGGAAAAGGAGTCTGGTACCAGCCATATTTTGCTAGTATTTCAAGTTCTattttaaataaacacaaactgcCAATAAGAGCCAACCATCTATTCAGAATACATAATGCTATGAATACATTCTGTTAAGAAACTTGACGTCCTCAGCATATTAACTGTGCATAATTCTTTCCTCACGTCATTTCAACAATCTGGACCTTATGCAACGTCATACACATATGTGCTTTCGAGAGATTGATTATCTTCCAATCTCTGACGTTGTTTGCGTTGCACTTAATCACTGTCCATGTTGGCTTTTCGAAGGAACAGCAGCATTTTAAGCACCTCGCCTTTGTTTCGCATCAGACGCCAGCCACTGCTTTGCCCTGTTTGTCCAGAGTTTACAGCAAacactgacagtgacagtggtTTGTCACATAAGAGGAACTAATTTTGAGGTCACATGTGGACATATGCTATGTGTAACAATCTAGAAGCACATAAGCTCTGTAAACATTCTGATGTCCAGTAAACACTTTTCTTCACATTCTCGCTACacccaactcaactcaacagcTTTTGTCTTGGCTTAGCCTATTACAAATGATCTCAGCCAGCTGTACAGCGCCCACCCTGTTTTACTGGAGACAGGTGGACAGTGTCACATGAGGATCCCTCATCAAAACAGTTTACAGACTACAGGCTGCCCATAACTTTATATGGAATATTGTTTTTATGGCACGAGGGTAAGGAGGCTCCATTTTGTAATGACATCTTCCTCAACATACAGACCCTCGGTACCTGAGAGCCAGGTTGGGACAGCGGCCGCTAAGGGTGCACACGTAGGGTCTGGAGTTAAACTGGGAGATGACCAGCTGGATGGTGACCTGGGCCGTGCCATACTGGAAAGGCGTGAATGTCACCGTCACCTCGGCGACGCCTCTGGCTGGGATGACTCctgcagtaaacacacacacacacacacacacacaaacacagagatgcaaTCATATTGACACTACAATTCTATTTCAGCTGTGACGATGCAGGCATGAACTATACAACACTGCAGGACAGGCATGAAACAGGCACTGAATGTAAAATACTGTTTCGGAAGACAGGGATGGAATGTTGGAAAATtaaaaagacccccccccccactaaatGGAGTGACTACTGTTGTACTCTCATCATTCATACTACAGTAGACAGAAAAATAATCTTTAAACTATGATGTGCTGTTGTACCTGAGAATGGTTGTATGGAGAAAGCCTCACTGGGCTGGAGACAGTAGACCTGGAATTCAAAGTCAACTGGGCAGCTGCAGCTCAGGGGGATTACATGGTCTAAACTGGTGAAGAGcacaaaagacaaagacacaactTTATAATACTAGACAAAATCAAGACAACAtaagataaatacataatatcacaagacaaaaccacaaaacaaaaacacagcattATCAGCAACCATGCGGCTTCATCTTCTCTGCAGTTGCAGATCATATATATTCTACATAAAGAACATAACAGCAACACTTTGcacattattttacaattaaatatTTGGGCCTGAACAAAATCTACATCATGAAATCAGCTGGTATTTAATGGAGGCTCTCCACCTCAtccccaaaagaaaaaaaacataccgtACACAACAATGGAACCACTGACATAACCAAATATTATTAAGGAGAGATGTTCACACTCTGTTActtgaaaaagaaacataactgTAGCCTGTGTGTCTTTCACAACCTGTGTGTGGAACATCACCCATGAAGCTCTACAAGAAATAACGATATATTTATAATTCCTCTGgataataaaaataaagcaTGGTCTCCAAGCTTTACTGTAGCTTAAATTAGGATTCACACAGGATGGCAATTCATCTAATGCCCTTCATAATGTGTTGCATAAACACAATGTGCACACGGAGTAGAAACAGGTCAGTGTGGTTCATGCCAGAAAGGTGAAATTACTAAGCAGGTTACTCTGCAGGGCTAGTAGTATACGTATCTTGAGGCACTGAACGCCAGTGTTGTCTTTCCCCTCACAAACTACATAATAAATCAGATAGAGCCCTAGCATAATGAGATCATGCTAGACAAGGGGTCCTTGATTTTCTAAACCAGCACAATAGATTGGGCAAATCTTTCGCTTAACTAAATCatgtcaaataaaacaaacgCTGTGAGGAACGTAAAACACAGCCTGACAAATTGTGTATATACACAAAGTCACCCtccaacctctttctctctcacacacacacacacacaaaaacacacacacacacacacacacacacacagatgcaggcaTGAATGTCCCTTCTGTCCCTCACCTCTGGCCCAGTGCTACAGCTGGTAGGCTGATATGTGATGGGATGTCCAGGTCATCAATCACAGGATAGGCATGGACAGGTACCAGTATATTTTCTtcattctgaaaaaaaaaaaaaaatccttatcTGCATTAGGTCTATATCTACACTACAATAACAGAGATTTCTTACAAGTGTATTGTATTTCAAATCAACTACCTACACACAGCATTATATTACTAATGAGAGTAACATTTTGATTCAAATTTACATGACATGGCTTTAAGGGTTACATGATTTAAAAAGGGTTGAAAAAGTGATCAAAAAGTAGAAAATGTGATAATCCATCAACACTATAACCAGAACattttagaaagaaagaaagaaaattagCCTTAACATGTAACTGTgtttaatacaaaaataaatgatagTTCACAAAGCCTTAGCTAAGAGTTGAATTATGACCTTGCAGTGAATGCGGATGCAGTCATAAAAGTACCGCCACTCATCAGGGAAGAAGTTCAGCTTTACTGTATAGGAAAGCCCTGGAACCAAAcgatgctgaaaaaaaaaagatatggaGTGGGGAGGACATGCTAAACCATATTTCTGTAAAGTAGCAATGCATGTGCCACAGATATGATAGCACTGATGGCATTACTATAGCAGTATAGAACATCACAGTACCTTTTTTGTGTACGCTGTCTGAAAATACTTTGTCTGAGTTGGAATAATATGAATGTCGATGACATCAGAGGATATGTTGGTGAGTTTCTGCAAGGGGAGAAAAGAGTCTTGCAGCACTGAGAAATACCACTTGTTCTATATGTTGACAATATTTCTGGATTCTAATTTTacgtgcattttttttattgaaaacgGCCATTTACCAACAGCTGCTTGTAATCCTTCCCCAATTCAAATCCTCTAAAATGTACTTCTGAGGGCTCTGCTTGAATTAAACTGTTGTTTTGGAGTTTGGCAAAGATCTCTGTGTGATGACAGACAAAACAGGAAAATCAACACTCGAAGAGAATGTGATGTCTCCACCCCACTTAAAAATCTCTAAGCACAGGCTATAGCCTATGTTTATTTTACTTTATCTTTCATTGATCATAATTTTAGTCTCTGTAGAGGGTGAATGGGTTTACTAGTTTCCAAAAGATGATGAGGAACATCTGTATCCCTCCTGACTTCCTCGACCAGCTGGAGCAGAGGAAGCGGAGTCTTCTTCCCAAAAGTGCTGGTGAAACTTTCAGGGGCAGACTGTACCACGTCCATCTTCAGAATAACTATGATCCATTCAGAGACTCCATTTCTACCAAATGAAACAACAGATGTAGCTTTGAATGACGTTTTGGCTAATTTAGATAGAAAGCCATGGATGATACTAATTACGGTGAAGGAAGCTGGCTAACGTCAATGTTACTACCTAACAAGTGTCCCTTTTGTGACAACAACTTCAATTTACTATGAATTTAACCATCATCCATCCATTTAACGTCAATataaccagctagctagctatctatcgATACTTACGTTAGCTCTATAGAGATAGATAGGTGGCTCGCATTAAGCTTTTAGCAACTTACAGCTAATTTTAGCCTTTTAAGGAAGTCACTTTTAACCAAGCTTTGCCAGCTTATGAGAAAATAAGAACATATTTCACACCTGATTCGGTCTTGCTACAGATGTTTTGCTTCAACAACGTGTGTTCCACTACAACAAGCGACACATTTGTAAACACATCTCTTTACAGCACTTCTCCTGCAAACACTCTCGTCACCATGGTGATAGTGTTGCTCGGAGGTGGCCCAAAAGGGCAGTGACACCACCAACATGTAGGAGGGGCGATCATAAAATGACAGGTCTTCTCGAGCGCAGCATaagtcagaagaaaaaaaaaaacacagacaaaatgtTAGCAGAAATTGTTACACATTCTACCACGCATATCTGTACACCCCATATCAGGACTATTTTTATGCATCGTGGAATAATGGCATTGAATTTTGAAGGCATTTGAAGGAAACAGACGTGGTCCCTGGATCAAATAACTGAAATATTCATTTTTGAATCACTTTTAAAAATTAAAGCATgattgattcttttttttcatccaatGGATTATGTACTGCTACGACATAGGACGAGGTACAATTACATTTTGAGAGGTTTTGAAAATCTTCCGTTTGAAATTCACCATGGATATACTGTTAAAACGCCTAGTGAGCGATAAATAGAGCACTAATGCTTTCTGTCCGACATATAGGCTAGTGTGGTTTCAAAAATGAGAGTCGTATTTGTTGGAATTTTGTTTGCCCTAATCACAAAGGTAAGCAATGGCCTATCTCATTTCCTTTCCATTTTTACCCAACAGATCAAATTAGACTTGTGTTTAAACAAATGTGAAACGTGACTAtatgttttgtctttgtatCAAGATCCATGCGTTTGAATGTGAGTCTCAGAACTTTCACGCAAAAGAAGAGGAAGCCTGCAACAATGAGTTGCACGCATTCAACCTTTCAGGAATTCAACCAGGTAGCCAACAATGTCTTTTACAAGAACAACTTTTTCGCATGCTGCCGTATTGCCATTCTGTGGTGACGAGCAATTTTGTCTGTTATGAGCTGATGTGAATGCATTGCTTCGTTCAAGAGATTAGGATAACGTAAAGCATTAAAGGTCAAGTAAATAAAGTAATGAATTAAGTATTATACAAAACATGAAgtattaattaattgattaagTAATTAAATGCATTTCCCATTCTGGTGTCCACTGTAGACTGCTCAGGTTTGTGGGATGACCTGAACTGTTGGCCACCATCTCAGATTGGTCAGACTGTATCACAGCCTTGCCCAGAATTCCTCAAAACACTGGGTAAGAGATTCTCCCAGTAACAAAT
Above is a window of Clupea harengus chromosome 21, Ch_v2.0.2, whole genome shotgun sequence DNA encoding:
- the cfap221 gene encoding cilia- and flagella-associated protein 221, which produces MDVVQSAPESFTSTFGKKTPLPLLQLVEEVRRDTDVPHHLLETKIFAKLQNNSLIQAEPSEVHFRGFELGKDYKQLLKLTNISSDVIDIHIIPTQTKYFQTAYTKKHRLVPGLSYTVKLNFFPDEWRYFYDCIRIHCKNEENILVPVHAYPVIDDLDIPSHISLPAVALGQSLDHVIPLSCSCPVDFEFQVYCLQPSEAFSIQPFSGVIPARGVAEVTVTFTPFQYGTAQVTIQLVISQFNSRPYVCTLSGRCPNLALSKQIHDEKQPKGQKGPTSLSKATKPKLRATRPQVKIKEQKKPQAPCQKTPIDVRTPAGVAKLLMKPLDKLSAKELRDAMSYTRMEHKSRQVREAIFENQVRQDVQEERANRLRWQVHLGKDPLSVEARVKILEERKFADNVYKIKRGELEDPEDFSRAQTNVSTRRAVRCSGQLPDCVPKFHTFFGSPLEIRQRALRTFQQAARKVVLRCRMDRRLSSIRQPTENVENPSKVSLNLNEMDDESNPVITADTDRPASAPGDQQTTDEVDAGSQGPLPVKPSEVITVEPKEELQPPAPKRPSSCPEPHAEEELEKERKRQEEEKRRRREERKRRQKRRERKREEEKREKRNEEGMSEAMAKIIHLSFSAPGALMEPPPAHPLRIFNPCPGLNAYRPSLSYLECDLEFHLCPLPRYTISKGNHMMNSGKSVGNQKKFLDRTDVICGVMTWKKFTGTAVSILSSTSTLTSNWAPQMSDPLNAALLSPQAPSPLSNLPEEIREEVQDGQADGEEVTLTPEMVQAQFPFPGSHDTAEKAAKADSCQSQYRSPHTMPSHSSTGSISREMREQLLCWSARGQSHRLGLKVWSRLSHLQAKNTSTASDD